Within Paenibacillus sabinae T27, the genomic segment TATGTAAATCCCGAGCCCGATCAGCGTCGACAGCACTTTCAAATCCTGAAACAGCGGCAGCCGCCCTTCGGAGACAATCGAGATTCCGGCCACCACAAGCGACACCCCGAGCAGAGGCGTTCCCACCAGCACGGAGGTGTAAGCATATTTGTCAAGAACCTCCAGACTCGGCAGGCGCCGGACCCGGTCATTCCATTTCTTGTGCTTCAGCCTGGTATGCAGGAACAGGTACATGAGCCCGAACACGGCCCCCAGCGTCAGCGCGGCAAAGCTCAAATTGGCGAGAATAATATGCATGGCCAGCCAGCCGTGCACCGCTTTCCAGCTCTGGAGCGTATGGTCCTCAGCCGTCAGCCACACCCGGTTAAGCAAAAAGGCGCTAAACCCCGCCACGCCAAGCAGCAGCACCGTGAACTCGGACCTTCGCATGAACGATTGAACCAGCGAAATCAGCACAATGGTGAAGGAGAACCAGAACAGAAAATCATACGGCGTAAAAATCGGCAAACCCTTCTCCTCATAAAAGCGTATGCCAAGCCCTGCAGATTGAAGCAGACCGACAAAGACAAGAAGCCCTGTGCCTAACCGCTTCCGATCCGGACTCCGTTTCAGGCAATCCAGGAAATAAAACAGCAGGCTCAGGGCGTACAGCAGCAAGGCTGCGTCATATATTCCATTCAGGTAATGCATGCCGCCATCCTCCCTTAGAGGCCAGCCTGAGCAAAAGCACTCTTGGGCTGAGCGGCATTTCCGCTGCCGGGCACAGGTTCTAATGATTGGCGGTT encodes:
- the ccsA gene encoding cytochrome c biogenesis protein CcsA; translation: MHYLNGIYDAALLLYALSLLFYFLDCLKRSPDRKRLGTGLLVFVGLLQSAGLGIRFYEEKGLPIFTPYDFLFWFSFTIVLISLVQSFMRRSEFTVLLLGVAGFSAFLLNRVWLTAEDHTLQSWKAVHGWLAMHIILANLSFAALTLGAVFGLMYLFLHTRLKHKKWNDRVRRLPSLEVLDKYAYTSVLVGTPLLGVSLVVAGISIVSEGRLPLFQDLKVLSTLIGLGIYITYLVLKRLGRQSGITMAYWAVSGYGFIILNFLLNSWSDFHRWGGV